The following coding sequences are from one Polyodon spathula isolate WHYD16114869_AA chromosome 7, ASM1765450v1, whole genome shotgun sequence window:
- the LOC121318595 gene encoding F-box/LRR-repeat protein 14: METHISCLFPEILAMIFSYLDVRDKGRVAQVCTAWRDAAYHKSVWRGVEAKLHLRRANPSLFPSLQARGIRRVQILSLRRSLSYVIQGMPNIESLNLSGCYNLTDNGLGHAFVQEIPSLRVLNLSLCKQITDSSLGRIAQYLKSLEVLELGGCSNITNTGLLLIAWGLHRLKSLNLRSCRHVSDVGIGHLAGMTRSAAEGCLNLEYLTLQDCQKLTDLSLKHISKGLAKLKVLNLSFCGGISDAGMIHLSHMTSLWSLNLRSCDNISDTGIMHLAMGTLRLSGLDVSFCDKIGDQSLAYIAQGLYQLKSLSLCSCHISDDGINRMVRQMHELRTLNIGQCVRITDKGLELIADHLTQLTGIDLYGCTKITKRGLERITQLPCLKVLNLGLWQMTESEKVR; this comes from the coding sequence atggaGACGCACATTTCATGCCTCTTCCCGGAGATTCTAGCTATGATCTTCAGTTACTTGGATGTCAGGGACAAAGGCAGGGTTGCTCAGGTCTGTACGGCTTGGAGGGACGCTGCTTACCACAAGTCGGTCTGGCGAGGGGTGGAAGCGAAGTTGCATTTAAGGAGGGCCAACCCTTCCCTGTTCCCGAGCCTACAGGCCCGCGGAATCCGGAGAGTGCAGATTCTCAGCCTGCGGCGCAGCCTGAGCTACGTGATCCAGGGGATGCCAAATATCGAGAGCCTAAACCTCAGTGGCTGCTACAACTTAACCGACAACGGCCTTGGACACGCTTTTGTACAGGAAATCCCGTCTCTGCGCGTCCTTAACCTCAGCCTGTGCAAGCAGATCACGGACTCCAGCCTCGGCAGGATCGCCCAATATCTGAAGAGCTTGGAAGTTCTGGAGCTTGGGGGCTGTAGCAATATCACCAACACGGGGCTGCTGCTGATAGCGTGGGGCTTGCACAGACTCAAGAGCCTCAACCTGCGCAGCTGCAGGCACGTCTCCGACGTTGGCATCGGTCACCTGGCTGGCATGACCCGGAGCGCGGCCGAGGGCTGCCTGAACTTGGAATACCTGACGCTGCAGGACTGCCAGAAGTTGACAGACCTGTCACTCAAGCACATCTCTAAAGGCCTGGCCAAGCTCAAAGTGCTCAACCTGAGCTTCTGTGGTGGCATATCGGACGCGGGCATGATCCACCTGTCCCACATGACCAGCCTCTGGAGCCTCAACTTGAGGTCCTGCGACAACATCAGTGACACTGGCATCATGCACCTGGCCATGGGCACGCTCAGGCTATCCGGGCTGGACGTCTCCTTCTGCGACAAGATCGGCGACCAAAGCTTGGCGTACATCGCCCAGGGTTTGTACCAGCTCAAATCTTTGTCTCTGTGCTCCTGTCACATCAGTGACGATGGGATCAACAGGATGGTGCGGCAGATGCACGAACTGAGAACCCTAAACATCGGCCAGTGTGTTCGGATCACAGACAAAGGGCTTGAGCTCATTGCCGACCATTTAACGCAGCTCACTGGCATAGACCTTTATGGATGTACAAAAATCACTAAAAGGGGGCTAGAGAGGATAACGCAGCTCCCCTGCCTTAAAGTTTTGAACCTGGGACTCTGGCAGATGACAGAGAGCGAAAAAGTGAGGTGA